The following proteins are encoded in a genomic region of Chroogloeocystis siderophila 5.2 s.c.1:
- a CDS encoding response regulator → MTNISEEVVNSDQQSSTVDASAVIPSANVRSKILIVEDNALNRQMLDDYLSFCGYEILSLADGTCFFQKMIEFQPQLILLDLKLPDIDGYTLLEKLKNSADWQHIPIFVVSAFAFSADQQRALSLGATRYFVKPVNLTELKQAIKEELAT, encoded by the coding sequence GTGACTAATATATCTGAAGAAGTTGTGAATAGCGATCAGCAAAGTTCTACGGTTGATGCAAGTGCTGTTATCCCATCTGCTAACGTCCGCAGCAAAATTCTTATCGTAGAAGATAACGCTTTGAACCGCCAGATGCTTGATGATTACCTAAGTTTTTGCGGTTATGAGATTCTCAGCTTAGCTGATGGTACGTGCTTTTTTCAAAAGATGATCGAGTTTCAGCCTCAACTTATTTTATTAGACCTAAAGTTACCAGATATTGATGGCTACACTTTATTAGAGAAGCTAAAAAACAGCGCCGACTGGCAACACATTCCTATATTTGTAGTTTCTGCGTTTGCTTTTAGCGCCGATCAACAGCGAGCATTAAGTCTAGGCGCAACACGGTATTTTGTTAAGCCAGTCAATTTGACAGAGTTGAAACAAGCAATTAAAGAAGAATTGGCTACTTAA
- the deoC gene encoding deoxyribose-phosphate aldolase — MAADYPDIDIAPLIDHALLNPTATADQVQQCCEQADRFQFATVCVYPTHVRQAAELLHGKKPQVCTVIGFPTGATTSAVKLYEAQEAVDNGATELDVVINLGWLKAGKTEQLHREIAEICEATGKTVKVILETTLLTDAEKRLAAEICMDAGAAFLKTSTGWNGGATVADVKLLKEVAKDRVGIKASGGIRTIEQAFDLIMAGATRLGTSRGPELIRQRDNLDKEAVDLEG; from the coding sequence ATGGCCGCTGACTATCCTGATATTGATATTGCGCCGTTGATTGACCATGCGCTGCTAAACCCCACAGCAACCGCAGACCAAGTACAACAGTGTTGCGAACAAGCAGATCGCTTTCAATTCGCGACTGTTTGCGTGTACCCAACTCATGTCCGCCAAGCCGCCGAACTGTTGCATGGAAAAAAACCGCAAGTTTGTACAGTGATTGGATTTCCAACAGGCGCTACGACTTCTGCGGTTAAGCTTTATGAAGCACAAGAAGCTGTAGATAATGGCGCAACTGAGTTAGATGTTGTGATTAACCTCGGCTGGCTCAAAGCGGGTAAAACTGAGCAATTGCACCGCGAAATTGCTGAAATTTGCGAAGCAACAGGAAAAACAGTCAAAGTGATTTTGGAAACTACCCTATTGACAGATGCGGAAAAACGTCTCGCAGCAGAAATATGTATGGATGCTGGGGCAGCGTTTCTAAAAACAAGTACGGGTTGGAATGGAGGGGCAACAGTTGCGGATGTAAAACTTTTAAAAGAAGTTGCCAAAGATCGCGTAGGTATTAAAGCATCTGGTGGAATTCGCACAATCGAACAAGCTTTTGACTTGATTATGGCAGGTGCAACACGGTTAGGTACTTCCCGTGGTCCAGAATTGATTCGCCAACGCGATAACCTGGATAAAGAGGCAGTAGATTTAGAAGGATAA
- the uvrC gene encoding excinuclease ABC subunit UvrC — protein MTSHALPSKTLVTKILPLVKDSERLAQRLKEVPAEPGVYLMRDASDRIMYIGKSRKLRSRVRSYFRESQKLSDRIALMVRQVTEIEFIVTDTEAEALALEANLIKQHQPYFNVLLKDDKKYPYVCITWSEEYPRIFITRNRRQGKKEDKFYGPYTDSRLLRNILRLSKRIFALKQRPQPLFKDRPCLNYDLGRCPGVCQKLISPEEYRKTVQKVAMVFQGRTQELIDILTEQMHKSAEALNFESAARIRDQIAGLKSLSAEQKVSLPDDTVSRDAIALAADEDHACVQLFQIRAGQLVGRLGFVADAHAEPGAILQRVLEEHYQTADSVEIPTEILVQHELPDAEMLADVLSDRKARKVTIVAPQRATKAELIEMVERNAQYELQRAQKLSDRNTQAMEDLAAIVDLPDLPHRIEGYDISHIQGSNAVASQVVFIDGLPAKQYYRHYKIKNPTVTSGHSNDFASLAEVIQRRFRKYAEDLQLQRVGNPDWPDLVMIDGGKGQLSSVVAVLQEMNLMDELRVVSLAKQREEIFLPGESQPLLTEAEQPGVQLLRRLRDEAHRFAVTFHRQQRNDKLRRSRLDEIPGLGYHRQKQLLAHFRSIDYIRQATPEQLAAAPGIGSHLAQEIYNYFHPS, from the coding sequence ATGACATCGCACGCACTGCCATCTAAGACACTAGTGACAAAAATACTACCACTCGTCAAAGACTCAGAACGTTTAGCACAACGTTTAAAAGAGGTTCCGGCGGAACCTGGGGTTTATTTGATGCGTGATGCTAGCGATCGCATTATGTACATCGGTAAATCACGAAAATTGCGATCGCGGGTTCGGTCTTACTTTCGGGAATCACAGAAACTCAGCGATCGCATCGCGCTGATGGTGCGACAGGTAACAGAGATTGAATTTATTGTCACAGATACAGAAGCTGAAGCACTAGCCCTCGAAGCAAACTTAATTAAGCAGCATCAGCCGTATTTTAATGTGCTGCTCAAAGATGATAAAAAATATCCCTACGTCTGTATTACGTGGTCAGAAGAATATCCGCGCATCTTTATCACACGCAACCGTCGTCAAGGTAAAAAAGAAGATAAATTTTATGGACCGTACACTGACTCGCGGTTACTACGTAATATCTTAAGGTTATCGAAGCGAATTTTTGCACTAAAACAACGTCCGCAACCGCTGTTTAAAGATCGTCCGTGTCTTAACTACGATTTGGGGCGGTGTCCAGGTGTGTGTCAAAAACTGATTTCTCCAGAAGAATACCGCAAAACCGTACAAAAGGTAGCAATGGTATTTCAAGGTAGAACGCAGGAACTGATCGATATTCTCACTGAACAGATGCACAAGTCAGCAGAAGCACTGAATTTTGAATCCGCAGCACGAATTCGTGATCAGATTGCGGGGTTAAAGTCATTGAGTGCAGAGCAAAAGGTATCGTTACCTGATGATACAGTGTCGCGCGATGCGATCGCGCTTGCCGCTGATGAAGATCATGCTTGCGTACAGTTATTTCAGATTCGGGCGGGACAGTTAGTCGGACGCTTGGGATTTGTCGCAGACGCGCACGCTGAACCTGGAGCCATTTTACAACGAGTCTTAGAGGAACATTACCAAACTGCTGATTCGGTAGAAATTCCTACAGAAATTTTGGTACAGCATGAATTACCCGATGCGGAAATGCTTGCAGATGTGTTGAGCGATCGCAAAGCGCGAAAAGTGACAATTGTCGCGCCGCAACGTGCTACCAAAGCCGAACTCATTGAGATGGTGGAACGTAACGCACAATACGAATTACAACGCGCGCAGAAATTGAGCGATCGTAATACGCAAGCGATGGAGGATCTTGCCGCAATTGTTGACTTACCTGATTTACCGCACCGGATTGAAGGTTACGACATTTCGCATATTCAAGGTTCGAACGCTGTAGCGTCTCAAGTCGTCTTCATCGATGGTTTACCCGCGAAGCAATACTATCGCCACTATAAAATTAAGAATCCGACGGTGACATCTGGTCACTCGAATGATTTTGCCAGCCTTGCTGAAGTTATTCAGCGTCGCTTTCGTAAGTATGCCGAAGATCTGCAACTACAGCGCGTAGGTAATCCTGATTGGCCTGATCTTGTGATGATTGATGGTGGTAAGGGACAGTTATCCTCCGTTGTGGCGGTATTGCAAGAAATGAATTTAATGGATGAGTTGCGCGTCGTTAGCCTTGCGAAGCAGCGCGAAGAAATTTTCTTACCAGGCGAGTCGCAGCCCTTACTAACTGAAGCCGAACAACCAGGAGTACAATTACTACGACGCTTGCGCGATGAAGCACACCGTTTTGCTGTTACTTTCCACCGCCAGCAGCGTAATGATAAATTACGGCGATCGCGCTTAGATGAAATTCCTGGTTTGGGATATCACCGACAAAAACAGCTTTTAGCTCATTTCCGCTCGATTGACTATATTCGTCAAGCGACGCCAGAGCAATTAGCCGCCGCACCAGGAATTGGTTCACACCTAGCGCAAGAAATTTATAATTATTTTCATCCTTCTTAA